The following are encoded together in the Geobacter sulfurreducens PCA genome:
- a CDS encoding methyl-accepting chemotaxis protein, translating into MQWLRNLRVGIKLVAAFSVVAAIAAVVGFIGSVEIRRIQSDDRRLYEKITVPMHDLAEMSVAFQRVRINLRDAVEATDPAEQALYLDTIRKLREVITEHQDNFEKTILTDEGRTLFNEYKEARKVYGGYIDNIMQLNSAKKVTEAKALLHGDAKKAALHYQELLSKLVDAKQAQAKLTAERNEHVASTSFTVMAVLSAVGVILAIGLGLLISRMITTPLSRAVDVANRLADGDLTVVVAATSTDETGRLLTAMQNMVRSLREMVTQTATISAGIASASSQLHATSEQIATGTEEVASQAGTVATASEEMSATSQDIATNCHAAAGSAEQVAATTRQGFDVVRHTVDGIRDRGEKTRQNAQIVASLGDRSEQIGDIVGTIEDIADQTNLLALNAAIEAARAGEQGRGFAVVADEVRALAERTTRATKEIGEMIRAIQQETKTAIVSMEEGVRGTERGAIEAAQLETALQQILNQVNEVSMQVGQIATAAEEQTATTGEVTSNIQQITEVVHQTAQGAEETADAAAQLARQAQDLQALIGRFRLA; encoded by the coding sequence ATGCAATGGTTGAGGAACCTGAGAGTGGGAATCAAGCTCGTGGCCGCATTCAGCGTCGTCGCCGCGATCGCCGCCGTGGTCGGTTTCATCGGCTCCGTGGAGATTCGCAGAATCCAGAGCGACGACCGGAGGCTGTACGAAAAGATCACCGTGCCCATGCACGATCTGGCGGAGATGTCGGTGGCCTTCCAGCGGGTCAGGATCAACCTGCGCGACGCGGTCGAGGCGACCGACCCGGCGGAGCAGGCACTGTACCTCGATACGATCCGGAAACTCCGGGAGGTCATCACGGAGCACCAGGACAATTTCGAGAAAACCATCCTGACCGACGAGGGCCGCACGCTGTTCAACGAGTATAAGGAAGCCCGCAAGGTCTATGGGGGCTACATCGACAACATCATGCAACTGAACAGCGCGAAAAAGGTCACCGAGGCAAAGGCGCTGCTCCACGGTGACGCCAAGAAAGCGGCACTGCATTACCAGGAGCTGCTCAGCAAGCTGGTCGACGCCAAGCAGGCGCAGGCAAAGCTGACCGCCGAGCGCAACGAGCACGTTGCCTCGACCTCCTTTACGGTGATGGCGGTGCTGTCGGCGGTGGGCGTGATCCTGGCCATCGGACTCGGCCTGCTCATTTCCCGGATGATCACCACTCCGCTGAGCCGGGCGGTGGACGTGGCCAACCGCCTGGCGGACGGCGACCTGACGGTTGTCGTTGCCGCCACCTCCACGGACGAGACGGGCCGGCTGCTGACCGCCATGCAGAACATGGTGCGGAGCCTGCGGGAGATGGTGACCCAGACCGCAACCATCTCCGCCGGTATTGCGTCTGCCTCGTCCCAGCTCCACGCTACGTCCGAGCAGATCGCCACCGGCACCGAGGAAGTGGCTTCCCAGGCCGGCACCGTGGCCACCGCCAGCGAGGAGATGTCGGCCACCAGCCAGGACATCGCGACCAACTGCCATGCCGCCGCCGGGAGTGCCGAGCAGGTGGCCGCCACCACCCGCCAGGGGTTCGACGTGGTCAGGCACACCGTTGATGGAATTCGCGACCGGGGCGAAAAAACCCGCCAGAATGCCCAGATCGTGGCATCGCTCGGCGACCGCTCCGAGCAGATCGGCGACATCGTGGGCACCATCGAGGACATCGCCGACCAGACCAACCTGCTGGCGCTCAACGCCGCCATCGAGGCGGCCCGGGCCGGGGAACAGGGCCGCGGGTTCGCGGTGGTGGCCGACGAGGTGAGGGCCCTGGCCGAGCGGACCACCCGGGCCACCAAGGAGATCGGTGAGATGATCCGGGCCATCCAGCAGGAAACCAAGACGGCCATCGTCTCCATGGAGGAGGGGGTGCGCGGGACGGAGCGGGGCGCCATCGAGGCGGCTCAGCTGGAAACGGCGCTCCAGCAGATCCTGAACCAGGTGAACGAGGTGAGCATGCAGGTGGGACAGATCGCGACGGCCGCCGAAGAGCAGACCGCGACCACCGGCGAGGTGACCAGCAATATCCAGCAGATCACCGAGGTGGTGCACCAGACCGCCCAGGGGGCCGAAGAGACGGCCGATGCCGCCGCCCAGCTGGCCCGTCAGGCCCAGGATCTGCAAGCCCTGATCGGCCGCTTCAGGCTGGCCTGA
- a CDS encoding Franean1_4349 family RiPP: MTQEAVEKFLGRLLTDDGFRQRAIVSLADACREEGYRLSSEELRAVNQDYFDLLEQLAGQLDRSIKRFSPAEPEECGRESRLSQPAND; encoded by the coding sequence GTGACGCAAGAAGCTGTTGAAAAATTCCTTGGTCGCCTGTTGACCGATGACGGGTTCCGGCAGCGGGCGATAGTTTCGCTGGCCGATGCCTGCCGGGAAGAGGGGTATCGGCTCAGCAGCGAAGAACTTCGGGCAGTGAACCAGGATTACTTTGATCTGCTTGAGCAACTGGCGGGGCAACTCGACAGGAGCATCAAGCGCTTTTCCCCCGCCGAGCCGGAGGAGTGCGGCCGGGAATCACGGCTGTCACAGCCCGCCAACGACTGA
- a CDS encoding sigma-54-dependent transcriptional regulator gives MTAPKILAVDDDELSLLMLENLLADAGFAPLTAVSGAQALALLEREHVDLLISDLIMEGMNGLELLDRVRERYPNVPVIVVTARGSVESAVEAMRRGAYDYLAKPFNPEVLRITLQRALDYHHVVRENEQITGLLRERFTFQSIVTVNPAMKKLLELAARVAAARQTTVAIYGESGSGKEVLARAIHFAGKGLPAGFVAVNCAAVPEHLLESELFGHVRGAFTGADRDREGKFSLARGGTLLLDEIGDMPLPLQAKLLRVLQERVFEKIGSNTPISTDCRVIVATNRNLADMVAAGRFREDLYHRINVFPLVIPPLRERTDDIPLLCEHVLDQLRQHLGKPLPGISQKAMDAMLAHGWPGNVRELRNCLERAAILTDGELIRPEHLGFGAAGAPARETSAGPAPDTVQYALALPVDQLSLHALTERIMAITLERCGGNKSRAAQLLRIDRKAFYRG, from the coding sequence ATGACCGCTCCGAAGATTCTTGCCGTCGACGATGACGAGCTTTCTCTCTTGATGCTGGAGAACCTGCTGGCCGATGCGGGATTCGCCCCCCTGACCGCGGTCAGCGGCGCACAGGCGCTGGCGCTGTTGGAGCGGGAGCATGTGGACCTGCTCATCTCCGACCTGATCATGGAGGGGATGAACGGTCTGGAACTCCTGGATCGGGTCAGGGAGCGCTACCCGAACGTGCCGGTCATCGTGGTCACGGCCCGGGGGAGCGTGGAGAGCGCCGTGGAGGCCATGCGGCGGGGCGCCTACGACTACCTGGCAAAGCCCTTCAACCCCGAGGTGCTGAGGATCACGCTCCAGCGGGCCCTGGACTATCACCACGTGGTCCGCGAGAACGAGCAGATCACGGGGCTGTTGCGCGAGCGGTTCACCTTCCAGAGCATCGTTACGGTGAATCCGGCCATGAAGAAGCTGCTGGAGCTGGCCGCCAGGGTGGCTGCGGCGCGGCAGACCACGGTGGCCATCTACGGCGAAAGCGGCTCGGGCAAGGAGGTGCTGGCGCGGGCCATCCACTTTGCCGGCAAAGGGCTGCCCGCCGGATTCGTGGCGGTCAACTGCGCGGCCGTGCCCGAGCACTTGCTGGAGAGCGAGCTGTTCGGCCACGTGCGGGGGGCCTTCACCGGGGCCGACCGGGATCGGGAGGGAAAGTTCAGTCTGGCCCGCGGCGGCACGCTTCTGCTGGACGAGATCGGCGACATGCCCCTGCCGCTCCAGGCCAAGTTGCTGAGAGTCCTCCAGGAGCGCGTGTTCGAAAAGATCGGCAGCAATACCCCCATCTCGACGGATTGCCGCGTTATCGTGGCCACCAACCGCAACCTGGCCGACATGGTGGCGGCCGGCCGCTTCCGCGAAGACCTCTATCACCGGATCAACGTGTTTCCCTTGGTCATTCCGCCTCTGCGGGAGCGCACCGACGACATCCCGCTCCTGTGCGAGCACGTCCTCGACCAGCTGCGGCAGCACCTGGGCAAGCCGCTGCCCGGCATCTCCCAGAAGGCCATGGACGCCATGCTGGCCCACGGCTGGCCGGGCAATGTGCGGGAGTTGCGCAACTGCCTGGAGCGCGCCGCGATCCTGACCGACGGCGAGCTGATCCGGCCCGAGCACCTGGGGTTCGGCGCGGCCGGAGCCCCTGCCCGGGAAACATCTGCCGGACCGGCGCCCGACACGGTGCAGTACGCCCTGGCGCTGCCCGTTGACCAGTTGTCGCTCCATGCCCTCACCGAGCGGATCATGGCCATCACCCTGGAGCGCTGCGGCGGCAACAAGTCCAGGGCGGCCCAGCTCCTCAGGATCGACCGCAAGGCATTCTACCGGGGCTGA
- a CDS encoding choice-of-anchor F family protein, with translation MSRSKTAKKLSALLGVSLSVAASAAWAGTITGWDMSNVTVAPAPYTEYVTYTSTLFTSPAKTTTNGVITWKETDVKAPGMKVVNKDDVTGLKCIMTTGYNPYDFSDKMCSDPLQSSKRWKVKGTNGQPIDVYFKVATDTYTSIYNSMQKLTDGDVKKWKGFRAELGFMVNGVFTKSKAGDGLGFTDKKGRFFTTTSSAVQSAEVLSALFAQGLAGPADANHPSTGYFDPKYRFSYLLNATEDGLDTGLISSNYYALFGDWNNLSSVPWAYYYDNDDNINTDNLLMANCDGNFVVTDPVAETGYCEGTWVTYRSQAGLDANGLPYPSDGIKKPVPADVLASWQSNRLYLTGPIEDLANLGVNYYITVNKLNASWPTPNQFVLRFYPKY, from the coding sequence ATGTCGAGAAGCAAAACTGCAAAGAAGCTGTCCGCACTGCTGGGAGTATCGTTGTCTGTTGCCGCTTCGGCCGCCTGGGCCGGCACCATCACCGGGTGGGACATGAGCAACGTGACGGTGGCGCCTGCCCCCTATACCGAGTATGTGACCTACACCAGCACCCTCTTCACCAGCCCGGCCAAGACTACCACGAACGGCGTGATCACCTGGAAAGAGACCGACGTCAAGGCGCCCGGCATGAAGGTCGTCAACAAGGACGACGTGACCGGTCTCAAGTGCATCATGACCACCGGCTACAACCCCTACGACTTCTCCGACAAGATGTGCTCGGACCCGCTCCAGTCCAGCAAGCGCTGGAAAGTGAAGGGGACCAACGGCCAGCCCATCGACGTGTATTTCAAGGTGGCGACCGACACCTATACCAGCATCTACAACTCCATGCAGAAGCTGACCGACGGCGACGTGAAGAAGTGGAAAGGCTTCCGGGCCGAGCTGGGCTTCATGGTGAACGGCGTGTTCACCAAGTCCAAGGCCGGTGACGGCCTCGGCTTCACCGACAAGAAAGGGAGATTCTTCACCACCACCTCGTCCGCCGTTCAGTCCGCCGAAGTCCTGTCGGCCCTGTTCGCCCAGGGGCTGGCCGGGCCCGCCGACGCCAATCATCCGAGCACCGGTTACTTCGATCCGAAGTATCGCTTCAGCTACCTGCTCAACGCCACGGAAGACGGGCTCGACACCGGCTTGATCTCCTCCAACTACTATGCGCTGTTCGGCGACTGGAACAACCTGTCCAGCGTGCCCTGGGCCTACTACTATGACAACGACGACAACATCAACACCGACAACCTGCTGATGGCCAACTGCGACGGCAACTTCGTGGTAACCGATCCGGTCGCGGAAACGGGTTACTGCGAAGGGACCTGGGTGACCTACCGCAGCCAGGCCGGCCTGGACGCCAACGGCCTTCCCTATCCCTCGGACGGCATCAAGAAGCCGGTTCCGGCCGACGTGCTGGCGTCCTGGCAGTCCAACCGGCTGTACCTGACCGGCCCCATCGAAGACCTGGCCAACCTGGGCGTCAACTACTACATCACGGTCAACAAGCTGAACGCCTCCTGGCCGACCCCGAACCAGTTCGTGCTCCGCTTCTATCCGAAGTACTAA
- the ycaC gene encoding isochorismate family cysteine hydrolase YcaC: MNAPYKYTRLSKDDAALLLVDHQAGLISLVQDFSPGEFKNNVLAIAACGKYFNLPTILTTSFENGPNGPLVPELKEMFPDAPYIARPGNINAWDNEEFVAAVKKTGRRQLIIAGVVTEVCVAFPALSAVEEGYEVFVITDASGTFNEVTRHTAWLRMQAAGVQLMNWFGMACELHRDWRNDIEGLGRLFSNHIPNYRNLMTSYFALMGTK, from the coding sequence ATGAACGCACCATACAAGTACACCCGTCTTTCCAAAGACGATGCCGCGCTGTTGCTGGTGGACCACCAGGCGGGGCTCATCTCGCTGGTCCAGGATTTTTCGCCCGGCGAGTTCAAGAATAACGTGCTGGCCATCGCTGCCTGCGGCAAATACTTCAACCTGCCGACCATCCTCACCACCAGCTTCGAAAACGGCCCCAACGGGCCGCTCGTGCCCGAGCTGAAGGAGATGTTCCCGGACGCGCCCTACATCGCCCGCCCCGGCAACATCAATGCCTGGGACAACGAGGAGTTCGTGGCCGCCGTGAAAAAGACCGGGCGCCGGCAACTGATCATCGCCGGCGTGGTCACCGAGGTCTGCGTGGCATTCCCCGCCCTGTCCGCCGTTGAGGAAGGGTACGAGGTCTTCGTGATTACCGACGCCTCGGGCACCTTCAACGAGGTGACCCGCCACACGGCATGGCTGCGGATGCAGGCCGCGGGCGTGCAGCTGATGAACTGGTTCGGCATGGCCTGCGAACTGCACCGTGATTGGCGCAACGACATCGAAGGCCTGGGCAGGCTGTTTTCCAACCACATTCCGAACTACCGGAACCTGATGACCAGCTATTTTGCGCTGATGGGCACGAAGTAG
- a CDS encoding patatin-like phospholipase family protein, with product MRVTGRGLRLFLAGAALVAGGCAHYPENPRLAAVSTEAGYRYSVVRPRPTADKPFVLLAFSGGGTRAAAFSFGLMEELNRVEYAGRDGARHRLLDDVEIISSVSGGSFTSAYYALYPDRFFDDFPGTFLYRDIQGGLVRRLFNPYNWWRLASPDFSRIDMAEEYYNDTVFGGKTFADLVAAPGKRAPFLVLNATDISIAHRFEFTQDQFDLLCSDLAGVSVARAVAASSNFPVAFAPLTLTIHKEPCGPLPEWIGLGLDRESNPKRRVADAEAGRSYREPDRLYAHLLDGGLSDNLGLRGPFQAVTTTDSAWSILRYANLNRLGRLMVIAANAKTTKQRSWDARSAPPGIDAVLDVALNGPMDDVSFDSVEMIDGHFQQMRQLARTVDSCNRRLGQECPSAPPIPNPIVTEFTFAELTFDDIPDPRLRLCLQALPTSFALPAKTVDLLRAAAGYLLMGSAEFVGGMQRLDSTWQPRPVAIDPALVDEVCGPASDGGS from the coding sequence ATGCGTGTGACGGGCAGAGGGCTGAGGCTGTTCCTGGCCGGCGCGGCGCTCGTGGCGGGGGGCTGCGCCCACTACCCGGAGAATCCCCGGCTGGCGGCCGTTTCAACGGAAGCGGGCTACCGCTACAGCGTGGTCAGGCCCCGGCCCACGGCGGACAAGCCCTTTGTTCTGCTGGCGTTCTCGGGCGGCGGTACCCGTGCGGCAGCCTTTTCCTTCGGCCTCATGGAGGAGCTGAACAGGGTCGAGTACGCCGGTCGGGACGGGGCCAGGCACCGGCTCCTGGACGACGTGGAGATCATCTCGTCGGTTTCCGGCGGGAGCTTCACCTCGGCCTACTACGCGCTCTACCCGGACCGGTTCTTCGACGATTTTCCGGGTACGTTCCTCTACCGCGACATCCAAGGCGGGCTCGTGCGGCGCCTGTTCAACCCCTACAACTGGTGGCGCCTGGCCTCGCCGGATTTCAGCCGGATCGACATGGCGGAGGAGTACTACAACGACACGGTCTTCGGGGGCAAGACCTTTGCCGACCTGGTCGCCGCGCCCGGGAAGAGGGCGCCCTTCCTGGTGCTGAACGCCACGGACATCAGCATCGCCCACCGGTTCGAGTTCACCCAGGACCAGTTCGACCTGCTCTGCTCGGACCTGGCCGGGGTCTCGGTCGCCCGGGCCGTGGCCGCCTCGTCCAATTTCCCGGTGGCCTTTGCCCCGCTCACCCTGACCATCCACAAGGAGCCGTGCGGCCCACTTCCCGAATGGATCGGGCTGGGCCTGGACCGGGAGAGCAACCCGAAGCGCCGCGTGGCCGACGCCGAGGCCGGCAGGTCGTACCGCGAGCCCGACCGGCTCTACGCCCACCTCCTGGACGGCGGCCTGTCGGACAACCTGGGGCTCAGGGGGCCGTTCCAGGCGGTGACCACCACCGACAGCGCGTGGAGCATCCTCCGCTACGCCAACCTGAACCGGCTGGGGCGGCTGATGGTGATTGCGGCCAATGCCAAGACGACCAAGCAGCGGAGCTGGGACGCCAGGAGCGCGCCGCCGGGGATCGACGCCGTCCTCGACGTGGCCCTGAACGGCCCCATGGACGACGTCTCCTTTGACAGCGTGGAGATGATAGACGGCCATTTCCAGCAGATGCGCCAGCTGGCCCGGACGGTGGATTCCTGCAACCGGCGGCTGGGGCAGGAGTGCCCGTCGGCCCCGCCGATCCCGAACCCGATCGTGACCGAGTTCACCTTTGCCGAGCTGACCTTCGACGATATCCCTGACCCGCGCCTGCGCCTCTGCCTGCAGGCGCTGCCCACGTCGTTCGCACTGCCGGCCAAGACCGTGGACCTGCTCCGCGCCGCGGCCGGGTACCTGCTGATGGGCTCGGCTGAATTCGTCGGCGGCATGCAACGGCTCGATTCCACCTGGCAGCCGCGCCCCGTGGCCATCGACCCGGCGCTGGTGGACGAGGTCTGCGGACCGGCATCCGACGGGGGGAGCTGA
- a CDS encoding MarR family winged helix-turn-helix transcriptional regulator codes for MNDDLCYKLNYLARLILSKVNEKIKPHGVTQGQLPVLCCLHDAEGQTQAELCKNIQVEQPTMANTLRRMERDGLIFRTASDKDKRQSRVYITERTRPTVEALQEKRDEVVAAMVRHMSPEDLATFTRLLDVATKALENPETE; via the coding sequence ATGAATGATGACCTGTGCTACAAGCTGAACTACCTGGCCCGGCTGATTCTGTCCAAGGTGAATGAAAAAATAAAACCGCACGGAGTAACGCAGGGGCAACTTCCGGTTCTTTGCTGCCTGCATGACGCGGAAGGACAGACTCAAGCCGAACTGTGCAAGAATATTCAGGTTGAGCAACCAACCATGGCCAATACGTTGCGACGCATGGAGCGGGACGGTCTGATCTTCCGGACCGCCAGCGACAAGGACAAACGGCAGTCACGGGTGTATATAACCGAGCGGACCCGCCCGACAGTCGAAGCCTTACAGGAGAAACGGGACGAGGTTGTCGCCGCGATGGTGCGGCACATGTCGCCAGAGGACCTGGCAACGTTCACCCGACTGCTCGATGTCGCTACAAAGGCCTTGGAGAACCCGGAAACAGAGTAA
- the lpdA gene encoding dihydrolipoyl dehydrogenase — MQTFDVVVIGGGPGGMTAGMMLKQAGKSVAIIQENHDSFGGVCLNRGCMPTKSMLKAAKVYRDAQNSEKYGLDLSVNPVDLTRLRAVADADLNMLRHMVQGKLTDARIAVFRGKGSFLSEHELQICQADGSSEQIRGEKIIIATGSVPAELPCAPFDGHSILSSDQILKNTDLPHKLLIIGGGAIGCEFATLYNTFGSRVTLVEAMDSLLPREDKEAGKTLQSTFEQQGITVKTGAAIKSISVEAGTVHVHYDGSCATEEFDKVLVGIGRTANIAGLNLDAAGVATEQGAVKVNEMMQTTVPHIYALGDVIGGMTLAHAAEKEGYLLAQNLIQGTRHPLDHRAVPRVVFCHPEVAAVGTHEARAGIKAFTMPQAPNGRAVVDKVAPAFVKLFIEEDTSQIAGAIIIGEGATEMIHEMAVAVENRLTLEQIGKTVHAHPTHSKNVLLAVQHFN, encoded by the coding sequence ATGCAAACGTTTGATGTTGTTGTTATCGGCGGCGGTCCCGGAGGCATGACCGCAGGGATGATGCTGAAGCAGGCTGGCAAATCGGTCGCGATCATCCAGGAAAATCACGACAGTTTCGGCGGGGTCTGTCTCAACCGTGGCTGCATGCCGACCAAATCCATGCTAAAAGCGGCCAAGGTCTATCGCGATGCCCAAAACAGCGAGAAATACGGCCTGGACCTATCCGTGAACCCTGTCGATTTAACACGCCTGCGCGCCGTTGCCGACGCAGATCTGAACATGCTGCGTCATATGGTCCAGGGAAAACTGACCGATGCGCGCATTGCCGTCTTCCGCGGCAAAGGCTCTTTCCTGTCCGAACATGAGCTACAGATCTGCCAAGCAGATGGCAGTTCCGAACAAATCCGCGGCGAAAAAATTATCATTGCGACCGGTTCGGTCCCCGCCGAACTTCCCTGTGCCCCCTTTGATGGGCACTCCATCCTCTCCAGTGACCAGATTCTGAAAAACACGGATCTCCCGCACAAGCTGCTGATTATCGGCGGCGGGGCGATAGGCTGCGAGTTTGCAACCCTGTACAACACCTTCGGCAGCAGAGTTACCTTGGTTGAAGCCATGGATAGCCTGCTGCCACGGGAAGACAAGGAAGCCGGGAAAACGCTGCAGTCCACCTTTGAACAGCAGGGCATCACGGTGAAAACAGGCGCGGCCATCAAAAGCATTTCGGTCGAGGCTGGAACGGTCCATGTCCATTATGACGGCTCCTGCGCAACCGAAGAATTCGACAAGGTACTGGTCGGCATCGGCCGCACAGCGAACATTGCCGGGCTGAACCTTGACGCTGCCGGAGTAGCGACCGAACAGGGCGCTGTCAAGGTTAACGAGATGATGCAGACCACCGTTCCCCACATCTACGCGCTGGGCGACGTGATCGGTGGCATGACCCTGGCCCATGCGGCAGAAAAAGAAGGGTACCTGCTTGCCCAGAATCTTATTCAGGGCACTCGCCACCCCCTCGACCATCGTGCTGTCCCGCGAGTTGTGTTCTGTCACCCCGAAGTGGCGGCAGTAGGAACACATGAAGCCAGGGCCGGCATTAAGGCCTTCACCATGCCACAGGCCCCCAATGGCCGCGCCGTGGTGGACAAAGTCGCGCCGGCCTTCGTGAAGCTGTTTATCGAGGAGGATACCTCTCAAATCGCCGGGGCAATCATCATCGGAGAAGGGGCAACAGAAATGATCCACGAGATGGCAGTGGCGGTCGAAAACCGTCTGACCCTGGAGCAGATAGGGAAAACGGTCCATGCCCATCCGACTCATTCCAAAAATGTTCTGCTAGCCGTCCAGCACTTCAATTAA
- a CDS encoding restriction endonuclease, translating into MADDKKWKLVERVVAAAFDEPNVTVQKNVRLRSLRRKGGAGGLREIDVLITGELVGQKVHFAIECKDYKRKVDSHHIDAFIGKLQDVGLATQTSIFVTTRGYTTQAVERAHEVGMKTLVLKHNEEINIKTEVLNALQSHVFIFCAITEIEVKTDEIFDMSSFEHFKFFDKKGTFVGLLPDFIWESWIRGTPSANLGKYSYRVNISDEICYLQDGKKNCINFIRVDYQVGALVFQFKGQAKRYHLYNAHEQKTELYKVKADFSTSKPTPFVFHDESTLLKFLNEQCAIAKIEFPRIKLPKIVMNQGLLWPIPIRVSEYFKTISPEDAAQEVQKLAEGPDNNFWEFDTIYNEIMKNIENFPNVRFTYHPL; encoded by the coding sequence ATGGCTGATGACAAGAAATGGAAGTTGGTAGAGAGAGTTGTCGCTGCGGCCTTTGATGAACCGAATGTGACTGTGCAGAAAAATGTGCGGCTACGATCCCTGCGTAGAAAGGGCGGAGCCGGTGGATTGCGCGAAATAGATGTCTTAATCACAGGAGAATTAGTAGGACAAAAAGTTCATTTTGCTATCGAATGCAAAGATTACAAAAGAAAGGTCGACTCTCATCATATAGATGCTTTTATAGGTAAACTGCAGGATGTAGGCCTAGCGACACAAACAAGTATTTTTGTTACAACTCGTGGGTATACTACTCAAGCGGTTGAACGTGCACATGAAGTTGGAATGAAAACGCTGGTGCTCAAGCATAATGAAGAAATAAATATCAAGACTGAAGTTCTGAATGCACTACAGTCACATGTATTCATATTCTGCGCGATTACCGAGATAGAAGTAAAAACTGATGAAATTTTTGATATGAGTTCATTTGAGCATTTCAAGTTCTTTGACAAAAAAGGGACGTTCGTTGGCCTACTACCTGATTTCATCTGGGAGTCCTGGATTAGAGGAACTCCTTCAGCTAATCTAGGCAAATACTCATACAGGGTTAATATCAGCGATGAGATCTGCTATCTGCAGGATGGCAAAAAGAACTGCATTAATTTCATCAGAGTAGACTATCAAGTTGGGGCGCTAGTTTTCCAATTTAAGGGGCAAGCAAAGCGCTACCATTTGTACAATGCTCATGAACAGAAAACAGAACTCTATAAAGTAAAGGCAGATTTTTCAACGTCCAAACCAACTCCATTTGTTTTCCACGATGAAAGCACACTACTGAAATTCTTAAATGAACAGTGTGCAATAGCCAAGATTGAATTCCCTCGCATAAAGCTCCCCAAAATAGTAATGAACCAAGGTCTTTTATGGCCAATACCTATTAGGGTCTCGGAATATTTTAAAACAATATCCCCCGAAGACGCGGCACAGGAAGTTCAAAAGCTCGCGGAAGGCCCAGACAATAATTTTTGGGAGTTTGACACCATATACAATGAAATCATGAAGAACATCGAAAATTTTCCAAATGTAAGGTTCACTTACCATCCCCTATAA
- a CDS encoding transposase, with protein MRFYTKTHKHYCGIDLHAKKMFLCILDAQGEVLLHRNISSSPEAFLKAVAPFRDGLVVGVECMFAWYWLADLCRKEGIEFVLGHALYMKAVHGGKAKNDKIDSHKIAVLLRGGSFPVAYVYPPEMRATRDLLRRRTHIHGVGQILALVMLYEIHDINRFESVQDFASYCRLVKCSHESAGKKKGSGGAKIGNAHLKWAFSEAAMLFIRYNPPAKKLVENLAKVHGKGKAIGIIAHKLARAIYYMLKNNVPFNLEKFMATA; from the coding sequence ATGAGATTTTACACAAAAACTCACAAACACTACTGCGGAATCGATCTTCATGCGAAGAAAATGTTCCTCTGTATCCTGGATGCACAGGGCGAGGTGCTCCTGCACCGCAACATCTCAAGTTCGCCGGAGGCCTTTCTCAAAGCAGTCGCGCCTTTCCGTGATGGCTTGGTGGTCGGCGTGGAATGCATGTTTGCCTGGTACTGGCTTGCCGATCTCTGCCGTAAGGAAGGAATCGAATTTGTCTTGGGTCATGCCCTTTACATGAAAGCCGTCCACGGCGGGAAAGCGAAAAACGACAAGATCGATTCCCACAAGATCGCGGTGCTGTTACGCGGCGGCTCGTTCCCTGTTGCTTACGTCTACCCTCCGGAGATGCGCGCTACCCGCGATCTGCTGCGCCGTCGGACCCATATCCACGGTGTCGGGCAAATCCTGGCCCTGGTGATGCTCTACGAGATCCACGACATCAATCGTTTTGAGTCGGTTCAGGATTTCGCCTCTTACTGCCGCTTAGTCAAATGCAGTCACGAATCAGCCGGGAAGAAGAAAGGCAGCGGCGGCGCCAAGATCGGCAATGCGCATCTGAAGTGGGCCTTTTCCGAAGCAGCCATGCTGTTCATCCGTTACAACCCGCCGGCCAAGAAGCTGGTGGAGAATCTGGCCAAGGTACATGGCAAGGGAAAGGCTATCGGAATCATAGCGCACAAGCTGGCGCGGGCGATCTATTACATGCTGAAAAATAACGTGCCGTTCAACTTGGAGAAGTTCATGGCAACAGCATAG